The stretch of DNA GCCCCAGGCCCAAAGTCCCGGCCAAACAAATTTGATGAACCCGCCGCAACCGCAGCCGTGGCAAACCCAGCCAGAAAAGAACGTCGCGATTTCATAGTCATTAGCCCACAACATGCAAAGCGCATCCCTCCGAGTCGAGAAAAAACGTCAGTGGTCCATTACCAAAAGCCCCATTGTTTGGTCAGCACCACGTAGATCCCCAGCAGCAAATTCGCCACCGCGTGCATCCACACACAAGCCGCCAGACTCTTGGTTCGAATCGCCACCACATACATCAGCGTTCCAAAAAACGCCGCCCCCAACCAGTCCTCTGGATTGTGCGCCAGCATGAAACACCCCGTCACCACCCCATACGCCGCCCAACTGTGCTGACCAAACGGCACCTTGCGAAAATCGCCACCGTCCGCCTGCACATACCTCATCAAAAACCCGCGCCACAAAATTTCCTCCACCAACGACACAATCACCACCATGCGCAAAAATCGCCAGACCAAGGTGTGCGCCTGCGCCCATGGCTGCCCCTCAAACACCTCCGGCGTGAACCCCTCTTCCCTCGCTGCCAAGCCAAACCAGGACGCCCACTCCGGCACCTCCACACCGCCCGCCACCAACTTCTGATACGCAAATGCTGGCAATAGCCAAAACACAATCCCCACCACCCCCAGCACGGTCGCCAGCCATAGTCCGCGCACCGGTCTGAACTCAAAACGCGGCCACAACCAGATCAACAATCCACCCACCACCACCACCTGCAGCGGATACAACCAATGCTCCGGCGCAAACCGCCACCACGGCAGCATCTCGTTCTCCACCTTCACCAAAGGCAGCACCGAGCTGATCAACATGAACAAGACCAGCGGCAGCACATGGGCCACCGCCGGACTCGGAAGATACCGACGCAAGAACGCCATCGTTTGCCCTACTTGCGATGTTTCTTCACAAAGATCTCCATCGCATCCATGGCTTTCACCAGGAGGTCGGGAGCCGTCGCATAACAACAGCGCACACAAGTCGCCCCGCTCGGCCCAAAAGCCTCGCCTGGCACCACGGCCACACTGTGTTCCTCCAGCAGCTGTAAGGCAAACTCACGCCCCGTCAGCCCGGTGCAGCTCACATCGGGAAAGACGTAAAACGCCCCGCCCGGATTGAAACAGTTCAGACCCATCTCATTGAGCCGCTTCACCACAAAATTGCGCCGCTCTTCATAACTCTGACGCATTGGCTCATAGGCCGTCGCTCCGAGTTTTAAGGCTTCGATCGCCGCAATCTGACTGGTGATCGGAGCACACAGCATGCAATATTGATGGATCTTCATCATCGCTTCCAGCAACACCGGAGGAGCGCAGGCATAACCCAACCTCCATCCCGTCATGGCAAAGGCCTTGGAAAAACCATGCAACAACACCGTGCGCTCGCGCATCCCCGGAAAACTCACGATGCTCACGTGCTTCGCCTGATCATACAAAAGCTCACTGTAAATCTCGTCGGTGAAACACAGGAGATCATACTTCACACACAACGCCGCGATCTTCTCCAACTCCTCCGGCGGCTCCACCG from Phragmitibacter flavus encodes:
- a CDS encoding CAAX prenyl protease-related protein, translating into MAFLRRYLPSPAVAHVLPLVLFMLISSVLPLVKVENEMLPWWRFAPEHWLYPLQVVVVGGLLIWLWPRFEFRPVRGLWLATVLGVVGIVFWLLPAFAYQKLVAGGVEVPEWASWFGLAAREEGFTPEVFEGQPWAQAHTLVWRFLRMVVIVSLVEEILWRGFLMRYVQADGGDFRKVPFGQHSWAAYGVVTGCFMLAHNPEDWLGAAFFGTLMYVVAIRTKSLAACVWMHAVANLLLGIYVVLTKQWGFW
- a CDS encoding aminotransferase class I/II-fold pyridoxal phosphate-dependent enzyme, which gives rise to MSLPHKMNLENKLSRQLSGIPRSGIRDFFELVIGRSDVISLGVGEPDKATPWPIREAAIRSLEKGQTSYTSNLGLESLRVGISGYVEEHFGVSYDPKKEILVTVGVSEALDLAFRAVLDPGDEVIFHQPCYVSYGPTITMAYGVGVPINTRLEDNFTLRAEDVEKAITPRTKVIALNFPTNPTGAVEPPEELEKIAALCVKYDLLCFTDEIYSELLYDQAKHVSIVSFPGMRERTVLLHGFSKAFAMTGWRLGYACAPPVLLEAMMKIHQYCMLCAPITSQIAAIEALKLGATAYEPMRQSYEERRNFVVKRLNEMGLNCFNPGGAFYVFPDVSCTGLTGREFALQLLEEHSVAVVPGEAFGPSGATCVRCCYATAPDLLVKAMDAMEIFVKKHRK